The genomic DNA TCTATAGCCTCAGCGATTATTGCCATATCTTCTTCTTTCATACCTCTAGTAGTTACAGCTGGAGTACCAAGTCTTATTCCACTTGTAACAAGAGCACCATTTGGGTCAAATGGAATTGTATTTTTATTAGCTGTTATATAAGCATCATCCAATCTCTTTTCTGCTGCTTTACCAGTTATATTTTTATTAGTCAAATCTAATAGTATTAAATGATTATCTGTACCTCCAGAAATCAATTTAAAATCTCTTTTAATAAGTTCTTCAGCTAAGGCTTTTGCATTTTTAGCAACTTGTACCTGATATTCTTTAAACTCATCACTTAAAGCTTCTTTAAAGCAAACTGCCTTAGAAGCAATTATATGTTCAAGAGGTCCACCTTGAATACCAGGGAATATTGCTTTGTCTATGTCTTTAGCATATTTTTCTTTACAAAGAATAACACCCCCACGAGGTCCTCTTAAAGTTTTGTGAGTTGTTGTTGTAACAAAATCAGCCACTTCACATGGATTTTGGTGAAGACCAGCAGCCACAAGACCTGCTATATGAGCCATATCTACCATAAGCAATGCTCCAACCTCATCAGCTATCTCTCTAAACTTTTTAAAATCTATTTCTCTAGGATATGCACTTGCTCCTGCAACTATCATTTTAGGTTTTACTTCATGTGCTATCTTTCTAACTTCATCAAAATCTATAAGTCCACTGTCTTTATCTATACCATATTCATAAAATTTATAATATTGACCAGAAATATTAACTGGAGCACCATGAGTTAAATGTCCACCTTGAGATAAATTCATTCCCATAACAACATCACCTGGTTTTAACATAGCAAAATATACACCAATATTTGCATTTGCTCCAGAATGAGGTTGAACATTAGCATGTTCTGCTCCAAATATTTTTTTGATTCTATCTATTGCAAGAGTTTCAACTTCATCTATGTATTCACATCCACCATAATATCTTTTGCCTGAGTAACCTTCTGCATACTTATTTGTAAGATGACTTCCCATAGTTTCCATTACTGGAACTGATACTATGTTTTCAGATGCTATTAATTCAATATTTCTTTGTTGTCTTTTTAACTCTCTTTTCATACTTTCATAAATCTCAGGGTCCGCTTTTTTCAAGTTCTCAAACATATTACTCCTCCTAGTTATTATTTAAATTTTATTTTTACAGACATTTCATAATTTTCGTTTTTATCAATATGATAATTTATTATTATAGTCCTTTACCAATTAATAGTCAAGTGTTTTGCCATTTTTCCATATTTAACATAGTTACTTTCTTTATTTTTAAGTTAAAATATAATAAATAATATTGTCTAATTCTTTTAATTGGATATAATTTAAATGTGACTATTTTGAAACAAAAAAAAGATAATATATTTATATAGATATTAAGGAATATTACTTAAAAATTTGATATAATTTCAATATTACGTTTTTTAATTTGGAGGTGTATTTATGAATCAAAATGAGGAACTTGAATATAAGAAAAATATTCTAAAACTAGCTCTATTTGTAGGGGAACTGATGATAAAAAATGGAGCTGAAACATCTAGGGTTGAAGACAGTGTCCTTAGAATATGCAGGTCAAGAGGGTTTTATCATGTAAATATTTTTACAACTCCTACAGTAATAATTATTTCAGATGAGAAATTTGATGGCTTTTCGTTTATGAAAACGATTCAATCAAGAGGTATAAACTTAAATAAGATTTCTTTATTAAACAGTTTTTCTCGAGAATTTGTTAGTGACAAAGAGTATGATATTGATAATGCCATTGCACGTCTTTATGAAATCCAAGATGTAAAACCTTATCCTTTATGGTTATTTTACTCTTGTACAGGAATTGCATCTGCTTGTTTTGCTTGTTTGCTTGGAGGGAATTATGTATTAAATTTTATACTTACGTTTATAATAGCAATCTTTGCTGCAATTACTTATGATAAAACGATGAAGATAAGTGCAATATCTGCATTTTCCTGTTTAGTATCTTCTTTTTTAATTGCACTTTCAGGAGTTCTACTAGTTGAAATAGGCATTTTAGATGACCCTAAAATGCTTATAGTCGGCGCTATAATGCCACTACTCCCAGGAGTTGCTTTTATAAAAGCTATTAGAGATTTAATATCAGGGAATTTAATATCAGGAATTTCTCGTGCTTTTGATGCTGCTATGATTATTATTGCAATTGCTTCTGGAGTTGGTTTTGTCCTTGATACATGGTATAGAATAGGAGGTCCTTTCTAATGACTGATATGTCTATGATTTTGCATTTTTTATTTTCAGGTGTTGCAACTGCTGGATTTGCTGTTTTCTTTAATGCTCCACTATATCTACTTCTTCCAGCTGGAGTAACTGGCGGAATTGGTTGGATTGTATATGTTTATTTATTTAATTTTACTACAAATGCAGTTTTTGCAGGTTTTATCGCTGCTGCTTTGGTCTCAGCGTGCAGTGAGACTTTAGCAAGAAAACTAAAGCAACCAGCTATTGTGTTCGTAATTCCAGGTATTCTTCCTCTAATACCAGGAATTGGGCTATATAATACAATGTTGTCTTTGATTCAGAAAAATTATTCTTTGGCTATGTCAAAAGGTACAGATGCGCTATTTCTAAGTGCTGCAATAGCACTTGGTGTATTAGTTGTAACTTCTTTTGTAAGAACATTGAATCTTTTGAAAATCAGAAAAAACTTTATTCCTTACAGAAAATCAAAATAAAAATATAAAAATAGCAATGTACTTAAACTCTACAAATACGTATTGAGTATTTATTTAAAAAGCACATTGCTATTTTTTAATTATAATTATCTTAAAGATCAATTAATATTCTTGTTATTACTGGTATAAATTCTCTACTGTCTCTAAATTTTTTGTCATTCTTCTTTAAGTATAAATAACAGATTATTGTAAGACAAATTCCAACTAATCCACTTATGGCTTCAACTCCAGTTGTCATTCCAATTGCCCCCAATATATAATAAGTCCCTATTGTTCCTACAAGAAGTGCTATAAGAGGTATTATATAAGCCATTACAGCTGCTTTTAATACATTCATATTATCCATACTCACTTCTACATGGTCACCAACTTTTGCACCAATTGTGTTGTCTACTTCTACTAATATTTCTTTTGACTCTGCTGAATTTGTAGTAGCACATTTTCCACAAGCAGCACAAGCTGAATGTCTTTGCATTTTTAACTTTGCAGTTCTATCATCAACAATTTCCATAATAAATCCTTGTTGATTCATAACTAACCGCCTCCTTATTTTGTAAATTTATTTATAGTATCCATAAGCTCTTTTATCATCTCTTCAGTTTTATCAGCATCATCATGTTTAATGCTTTCTGCTACACATCCTTTTATATGATTCTCTAAGATAATTGTGCCTACTCTATTTATAGCAGACCTTATAGCAGATATTTGAACCAATATATCAACACAATAACGTTCTTGTTCCACCATCTTTTGTATACCCTTAACTTGACCTTCTATTCTTTTTAATCTTTTTATGAGAGCTTCCCTCTCATTGTTTGGTGCTAATTTTCTTTCTTCCATAAACTCACCTCATACTCTAATGATGTCTTATACAATTATGCTCTACTTACCAACTTGTTTAAAATATAATACAGTTATTATTACTATAAATGCCAAAATTGATATTGCAATAGACCTACTTTGATTCTTAGTTTGTTCCATACTTAACTTTCCATTCATCTTAAATCCTGCCAATGGGAATAAAAATATAACCAGTGCATCAATTCCAAGTACAACTTGGGCTGCAATAGTCCATTTACTCAAAAAGCAGAATATTCCGCCCACACCTAAAAGAACCTCTAATATATTTATAAACTTATATGTAGGTTTTTTTGCTATATATTCTTCAATTTTTTCCTTACATTCTGCACGACATGGATATATATTCATATTGTCATCATATTTTATAGCTAATTTATTATTTGGTGACTTTATATCCCTATTACAGTAAAGACATTTTTTCATTTTATATTCTCCTCTAGTCTTCCTTAAAAAATTTTGCCTAAATTAT from Clostridioides difficile ATCC 9689 = DSM 1296 includes the following:
- a CDS encoding threonine/serine exporter family protein, which translates into the protein MNQNEELEYKKNILKLALFVGELMIKNGAETSRVEDSVLRICRSRGFYHVNIFTTPTVIIISDEKFDGFSFMKTIQSRGINLNKISLLNSFSREFVSDKEYDIDNAIARLYEIQDVKPYPLWLFYSCTGIASACFACLLGGNYVLNFILTFIIAIFAAITYDKTMKISAISAFSCLVSSFLIALSGVLLVEIGILDDPKMLIVGAIMPLLPGVAFIKAIRDLISGNLISGISRAFDAAMIIIAIASGVGFVLDTWYRIGGPF
- a CDS encoding SoxR reducing system RseC family protein codes for the protein MNQQGFIMEIVDDRTAKLKMQRHSACAACGKCATTNSAESKEILVEVDNTIGAKVGDHVEVSMDNMNVLKAAVMAYIIPLIALLVGTIGTYYILGAIGMTTGVEAISGLVGICLTIICYLYLKKNDKKFRDSREFIPVITRILIDL
- the glyA gene encoding serine hydroxymethyltransferase; its protein translation is MFENLKKADPEIYESMKRELKRQQRNIELIASENIVSVPVMETMGSHLTNKYAEGYSGKRYYGGCEYIDEVETLAIDRIKKIFGAEHANVQPHSGANANIGVYFAMLKPGDVVMGMNLSQGGHLTHGAPVNISGQYYKFYEYGIDKDSGLIDFDEVRKIAHEVKPKMIVAGASAYPREIDFKKFREIADEVGALLMVDMAHIAGLVAAGLHQNPCEVADFVTTTTHKTLRGPRGGVILCKEKYAKDIDKAIFPGIQGGPLEHIIASKAVCFKEALSDEFKEYQVQVAKNAKALAEELIKRDFKLISGGTDNHLILLDLTNKNITGKAAEKRLDDAYITANKNTIPFDPNGALVTSGIRLGTPAVTTRGMKEEDMAIIAEAIDLCLTYDEESKARTLVVGLTEKYPLYEEYNIMD
- a CDS encoding threonine/serine exporter family protein; this translates as MTDMSMILHFLFSGVATAGFAVFFNAPLYLLLPAGVTGGIGWIVYVYLFNFTTNAVFAGFIAAALVSACSETLARKLKQPAIVFVIPGILPLIPGIGLYNTMLSLIQKNYSLAMSKGTDALFLSAAIALGVLVVTSFVRTLNLLKIRKNFIPYRKSK
- a CDS encoding metal-sensitive transcriptional regulator; the protein is MEERKLAPNNEREALIKRLKRIEGQVKGIQKMVEQERYCVDILVQISAIRSAINRVGTIILENHIKGCVAESIKHDDADKTEEMIKELMDTINKFTK